The proteins below are encoded in one region of Garra rufa chromosome 12, GarRuf1.0, whole genome shotgun sequence:
- the tsfm gene encoding elongation factor Ts, mitochondrial, protein MALYSLFRSVRTEVVKGCLMQHVQSFYTSCPSLAVEKALLLKLRKSTGYTFINCKKALEKFNNDVTQAESWLHEQAKKEGWSKASKLEGRKAKEGLIGLIMADNAAVMVEVNCETDFVARNEKFQQLVKDVALSVMAHHSSKQQSGYIKSVLSSEDISKLNVPEGPLLADQIALTIGRLGENIGMRRAVSLGVPSDWHIGSYIHGAVPGQAGIEMGRYGSLVVFQGGPKEGTDALGRKLGQHIVGEVPVSLGNIDDLPCGESETRLLPQTFLLDPKYTVGQYLTLQDARVLDFIRFQCGESTSQEE, encoded by the exons ATGGCTTTATATTCTTTATTTCGGTCTGTCAGGACAGAAGTAGTCAAG GGATGTCTCATGCAGCACGTTCAGTCTTTCTACACCAGCTGCCCGAGTTTAGCAGTAGAAAAAGCACTTCTTCTGAAATTACGTAAATCTACGGGCTATACCTTCATCAACTGCAAAAAGGCCCTGGAGAAATTCAACAATGACGTTACACAG GCAGAAAGTTGGCTGCATGAACAAGCCAAAAAAGAAGGCTGGAGCAAAGCAAGTAAACTGGAAGGTCGGAAAGCTAAGGAAGGGCTGATTGGTCTAATTATGGCTGACAATGCGGCTGTCATGGTTGAG GTGAACTGTGAGACAGATTTTGTAGCGAGGAATGAGAAATTCCAGCAGTTGGTGAAGGATGTTGCTCTGTCAGTAATGGCTCATCACAGCAGCAAACAACAGTCAGGGTATATTAAG AGTGTGCTGTCATCTGAGGACATTAGTAAGCTCAACGTTCCTGAGGGACCCTTACTGGCAGATCAGATAGCCTTGACTATAG GCCGATTAGGTGAGAACATTGGCATGCGGCGGGCTGTATCACTTGGTGTGCCCTCTGATTGGCATATTGGCTCATACATTCATGGGGCGGTTCCTGGGCAGGCTGGCATTGAGATGGGGCGCTATGGATCGCTGGTTGTGTTTCAAGGTGGACCTAAGGAAGGGACGGATGCTCTGGGAAGGAAGCTGGGGCAACATATAGTGGGCGAAGTGCCTGTTTCTCTTGGAAACATTGACGATTTACCATGTGGTGAATCCGAGACGAGACTTTTGCCTCAGACCTTCCTCCTAGATCCCAAATATACTGTGGGACAATACCTGACTCTTCAAGATGCACGTGTGCTAGACTTCATACGCTTCCAGTGTGGAGAGAGCACCAGTCAGGAGGAGTGA